One region of Quercus lobata isolate SW786 chromosome 2, ValleyOak3.0 Primary Assembly, whole genome shotgun sequence genomic DNA includes:
- the LOC115969361 gene encoding uncharacterized protein LOC115969361 translates to MLNRSPNADRTCFVCRVPRGFGAACFLQWEDTQEITTVNDIADESNHEIYAKTTLRKHPFNIDLGDSSIEKPKRMKFDSLEMESPQHFPTVAHACEHFGKEQEPLMERGECDESSDKTPSKCIEYSSNLQGLAMLEAESRSPIMKKSLVISHLWSPSQICCRQAEFWRQITSAGDTSTADSSNQILGLHITGWLGRIAFPSPQCLSVLLPWCFFCCVFPSFDPMFVPQDKNVSNYECFRYLPHSPLIVEFDEPSSQISGQDAQALCDVSLEMPITKSPPAMSEGRITTLNMEVLEQTVLDVQNKFLAYLESMAQEAESTFNVLDILLVNHAPFHELVKKFIVCASSLADKEKSVNQEQSLQALIERYLSEKVRYDDISRIHAETETALTASNRHLISLREEASCVKDLLLRIENQLSSCEAETKELETRSGEISRNMLESEKSLQAAYGEAEEALKLHQMKFCQQKEQMQNAIMAGLELVRSKLRK, encoded by the exons ATGCTGAATAGGAGCCCAAATGCGGATCGGACCTGCTTTGTCTGTCGAGTCCCAAGG GGTTTTGGAGCTGCTTGTTTCCTCCAATGGGAGGATACTCAAGAAATTACCACAGTGAATGATATTGCAGATGAAAGCAATCATGAAATATATGCAAAGACTACTTTGAGAAAACATCCGTTTAATATTGACTTGGGTGATTCAAGTATTGAGAAACCAAAAAGGATGAAGTTTGATTCACTGGAGATGGAAAGTCCTCAACATTTCCCAACTGTCGCGCATGCATGTGAACATTTTGGGAAAGAACAAGAACCCCTCATGGAGAGGGGGGAATGTGATGAAAGCTCAGATAAAACTCCCTCAAAGTGTATTGAGTACTCTTCAAATCTGCAAGGCCTAGCTATGCTGGAGGCTGAGTCAAGGAGTCCCATTATGAAGAAATCACTGGTAATTTCCCATCTATGGTCACCGTCTCAGATTTGTTGCCGACAGGCAGAGTTCTGGAGGCAGATTACTTCTGCTGGAGACACATCTACTGCAG ATAGTAGCAATCAAATCTTAGGTCTTCATATTACGGGTTGGCTAGGCCGGATTGCTTTCCCTTCTCCTCAATGTTTATCAGTTCTCCTACCATGGTGTTTCTTTTGCT gtGTTTTCCCTTCATTTGATCCCATGTTCGTTCCTCAAGATAAAAATGTGTCTAATTATGAATGCTTTAGATACCTGCCTCATAGTCCTTTAATTGTTGAATTTGATGAGCCATCATCACAAATATCTGGTCAGGATGCTCAGGCTTTGTGTGATGTTTCTCTGGAAATGCCAATTACCAAGAGTCCTCCTGCTATGTCAGAAGGCAGAATAACAACGTTAAACATGGAGGTTCTTGAGCAGACAGTGTTGGATGTCCAAAATAAGTTTCTTGCCTATCTAGAGTCCATGGCACAGGAAGCGGAATCAACTTTTAATGTTTTGGATATTCTATTAGTCAATCATGCACCTTTTCATGAGCTAGTGAAGAAATTCATTGTCTGTGCATCATCACTAGCTGACAAAGAAAAGTCAGTCAACCAGGAACAATCTTTGCAAGCATTGATTGAACGGTATCTTAGTGAGAAAGTTAGATATGATGATATTTCTCGCATCCATGCTGAGACAGAAACTGCTTTAACAGCCTCGAATCGTCACCTTATATCGCTTCGTGAAGAGGCTTCCTGTGTCAAAGATTTGCTTCTTCGAATTGAGAATCAGTTGTCCAGTTGTGAGGCTGAGACAAAGGAGCTAGAGACTCGTTCAGGCGAGATTTCTAGGAATATGTTGGAGTCCGAAAAGAGTTTGCAGGCTGCATATGGGGAAGCAGAAGAGGCACTGAAGCTTCATCAAATGAAATTCTGTCAGCAGAAGGAGCAAATGCAAAATGCAATCATGGCAGGGCTAGA
- the LOC115969379 gene encoding uncharacterized protein LOC115969379, producing the protein MGRSFLRKLLDDDSDEDEIIIKLLTGSTPQRKHRRYIERNHLAGHRRLYDDYFAEEPVYPPNLFGRRFRMRRSLFLRILSRVEAHEPYFTQKRNAAKKLGLSPLQKMTAALRMLAYGVAADFMDEYVRIAETTAITSLKKFVAAVVAIFSEEYLRSPNNEDIARLLAHGQNRGFPGMLGSIDYMHWKWKNCPTAWKGMYCGHIREPSIILEAVASYDLWIWHSFFGLPGSNNDINVLERSHVFSELAQGHAPAVNYSINGDDYTMGYYLADGIFPQWSTFVKTIPRPLLAKRKLFAKAQEAYRKDVERSFRVLQARFAIVRGPARFFYHETLHDIMKACIILHNMIIEDERDEAEAVDLNYEQIDEISCTLMSREPTNEFTEFIQVHQCIRDREAHSQLQMNLVEHLWQLQGES; encoded by the coding sequence ATGGGTCGTTCTTTTTTACGTAAATTGCTTGATGATGACTCAGATGAAgatgaaataattataaaacttctcACGGGTTCGACACCACAACGTAAGCATCGTCGGTATATCGAACGTAATCATTTGGCAGGCCATAGAAGGCTTTATGATGACTACTTTGCCGAAGAACCTGTATATCCCCCCAACTTATTTGGAAGGAGATTTCGAATGAGACGTTCTCTTTTTCTCCGAATCTTATCTAGGGTAGAAGCTCATGAACCTtactttacccaaaaaagaaatgctGCCAAAAAGCTTGGTCTATCTCCCCTTCAAAAGATGACCGCTGCACTTAGGATGCTTGCTTATGGAGTAGCGGCTGATTTTATGGATGAATATGTAAGAATAGCAGAAACCACTGCAATAActagtttgaaaaaatttgttgcaGCAGTGGTTGCTATTTTTTCAGAGGAATACTTGAGGTCACCAAACAATGAAGACATCGCTAGATTGTTAGCCCATGGCCAAAACCGTGGATTTCCAGGCATGTTGGGAAGTATTGATTACATGCAttggaaatggaaaaattgTCCAACTGCATGGAAAGGGATGTATTGTGGTCATATTCGTGAGCCAAGTATTATTTTGGAAGCAGTGGCTTCATATGATCTTTGGATATGGCActcattttttgggttacctGGATCAAACAATGATATTAACGTGTTGGAGCGGTCTCATGTATTTTCTGAACTTGCACAAGGACATGCTCCTGCAGTTAATTACTCAATTAATGGTGATGATTACACAATGGGATATTATCTTGCCGATGGCATATTTCCACAATGGTCAACATTTGTGAAGACAATCCCAAGGCCACTAttagcaaaaagaaaattatttgcaaaagcTCAGGAGGCATATAGGAAGGATGTAGAGCGTTCATTTCGAGTGCTTCAAGCACGATTTGCTATTGTACGTGGACCTGCACGGTTTTTCTATCATGAAACACTACATGACATTATGAAAGCGTGCATAATTCTTCATAACATGATTATTGAAGATGAGCGAGATGAAGCTGAAGCAGTGGACTTAAATTATGAACAAATTGATGAGATTTCATGTACACTAATGTCACGTGAGCCAACAAATGAATTTACGGAATTCATTCAAGTTCATCAATGCATTAGGGATCGAGAAGCTCATTCTCAACTCCAAATGAATCTCGTTGAGCATTTATGGCAATTACAAGGAGAGTCATGa
- the LOC115969389 gene encoding uncharacterized protein LOC115969389, producing MDSRNYSSFIDLVRGNINLEDEIFDVSESSPLLVEDSPVNDEVATSKKKQARGVNFSVEEDKLLVAAWLNTSVDPVYGNEQHKTTFYGKVAKYFMDQKTDSTRSVASLTTRWGIINRETVKFVGSLAKIEAKNESGTMAHDKDYPKWASTMPRGDSRKEMPQTLDLIDQGVGVDGIMDFERPIGRKTEKANRKRKDDGKDIATQYLKKKMKVLEEGCVAEKERIRIKAEKVRLQELKENERIMMLDTSGMNEDQKAFYDGLKKEILAKQRSSHSLG from the exons ATGGACTCAAGGAATTATTCATCATTCATTGATCTCGTACGGGGGAATATTAATCTTGAGGATGAAATTTTCGATGTATCTGAAAGTAGTCCCTTGTTAGTCGAAGATTCTCCAGTGAATGATGAAGTTGCCACTTCTAAGAAAAAACAAGCACGTGGTGTCAACTTCAGTGTTGAGGAAGATAAGCTGCTTGTAGCAGCATGGCTCAATACCAGTGTTGATCCTGTGTATGGTAATGAGCAACATAAAACAACATTTTATGGTAAAGTTGCCAAATACTTTATGGACCAAAAGACTGATTCTACACGTAGTGTTGCATCCCTAACAACCCGATGGGGAATAATTAATAGGGAAACAGTTAAATTTGTTGGGTCCTTAGCTAAAATTGAAGCAAAGAATGAAAGTGGAACCATGGCTCATGACAAG GATTATCCAAAGTGGGCATCTACTATGCCTAGGGGAGattcaagaaaagaaatgcCTCAAACTCTAGATTTAATAGATCAAGGAGTGGGGGTTGATGGCATTATGGATTTCGAGAGGCCAATAGGTAGAAAAACTGAAAAGGCTAatcgaaaaagaaaagatgatggGAAAGATATTGCAACgcaatatttgaaaaagaaaatgaaagttcTTGAAGAAGGTTGTGTAgccgaaaaagaaagaatacgtATCAAAGCGGAAAAGGTTCGCTTGCAAGAGTTGAAAGAGAATGAAAGAATTATGATGCTAGACACAAGTGGCATGAATGAAGACCAAAAAGCTTTTTATGATGGACTCAAAAAGGAAATCCTTGCAAAACAAAGATCAAGTCATTCGTTGGGTTGA